One Novosphingobium sp. EMRT-2 DNA segment encodes these proteins:
- a CDS encoding AAA family ATPase — MASAPDLRSIAAALGGEVSGNRVLVPTDGHSKRDRGTVITLNPDAPDGVLVHSFNGGDALAVKDELRRHGLLPERPERQGMPKPQWRETGCYEYDDGVGNTVYRTKRLEATGHNKRFVAERFEAGRWVNGLGALPRVLYRLTDLQNAVAIAKDKANEPPLVYFVEGERKADKLISMGFVATAIAFGANGWQREYADALAGLSVVVLPDNDDPGRKFAETVKAAVEDVGGTACIVDLPGLPAKGDIMDWNGTADDLRTLTDKALSGSLMPLPMLDLAALASRRAEPVRYVIERIAPEGEVTLLYGPGSAGKSLLGQQFATCAAAAIPCLGLSVASGPAIYLTCEDDENQLHWRQQHLCEALGIEMSALSGKLFLSSLRGELGNELANFSGDGQMSLTPAYHRLVATLHATGARLIILDNVAHLFTGNENDRGDVTRFVNVLNRLAMETGAAIILVGHPNKAGDEWSGSTAWNNAVRSRLWLEHDEEADVRTLSLPKANYSQKGDVVRFRWLDWAFVRDEDIPQDRREAIDDVIRANAQNAAFLACLDIRNAQERPVSESPASRTYAPKEFAAMDEAKGFKKPQLEAAMDRLFRNGEIEVGLVCRTGRKDRFGVRRVCADLRADPAPTPCADPAPTPRRPAPPHTPYTTYREGEALGAASPSSPDGELDWSDSNSGAAWHDYAR; from the coding sequence ATGGCAAGCGCGCCTGACCTTCGCTCGATCGCGGCGGCCCTTGGGGGCGAGGTCAGCGGGAATCGCGTCCTCGTACCCACTGACGGGCATTCCAAGCGTGACAGGGGGACGGTCATCACGCTGAACCCGGACGCCCCTGACGGTGTTCTCGTACACAGTTTCAACGGTGGCGATGCGCTGGCCGTGAAAGATGAACTGCGCCGCCATGGCCTGCTGCCAGAGCGTCCAGAAAGGCAGGGTATGCCTAAGCCGCAATGGCGGGAAACCGGCTGCTACGAATACGACGATGGGGTTGGCAACACGGTCTATCGGACCAAGCGCCTGGAAGCCACGGGTCATAACAAGCGGTTTGTCGCAGAGCGATTCGAAGCCGGCCGATGGGTCAACGGCCTCGGTGCCCTGCCCCGCGTTCTCTATCGTCTGACCGATCTGCAGAATGCTGTCGCGATAGCGAAGGACAAGGCCAACGAACCGCCTCTTGTCTATTTCGTGGAAGGCGAACGCAAGGCCGACAAGCTCATCTCGATGGGGTTTGTTGCCACGGCCATTGCCTTCGGGGCGAATGGGTGGCAGCGAGAATATGCTGATGCGCTGGCGGGCCTGTCCGTGGTCGTGCTGCCCGACAATGATGATCCGGGCCGCAAGTTTGCCGAGACGGTCAAGGCGGCGGTGGAAGATGTGGGCGGTACAGCCTGCATCGTCGATCTGCCGGGATTGCCCGCGAAGGGCGACATCATGGATTGGAATGGCACGGCGGACGATCTGCGCACCCTGACGGACAAGGCGCTATCCGGTTCGTTGATGCCGCTGCCAATGCTCGATCTTGCAGCGCTCGCCTCGCGCCGCGCGGAACCCGTGCGTTACGTCATTGAGCGCATTGCACCGGAAGGTGAGGTTACACTGCTCTACGGACCAGGCAGCGCCGGAAAGAGTCTGTTGGGTCAGCAATTCGCAACATGTGCGGCGGCGGCTATACCGTGCCTTGGTTTATCAGTGGCGAGCGGTCCTGCGATCTATCTCACGTGCGAAGATGACGAGAACCAGTTGCATTGGCGCCAGCAACATCTTTGCGAGGCACTGGGAATTGAAATGTCGGCTCTGTCCGGCAAGCTGTTCCTGTCGAGCCTTCGCGGCGAGCTAGGCAACGAGCTGGCGAACTTTTCTGGCGACGGCCAGATGAGTCTGACGCCGGCTTATCACCGTCTTGTCGCGACTCTGCACGCGACCGGCGCCCGGCTAATCATCCTCGACAACGTAGCCCACCTGTTTACGGGCAATGAGAACGATCGCGGTGACGTGACGCGCTTCGTCAACGTGCTGAACCGGCTTGCCATGGAGACTGGAGCGGCGATCATCTTGGTCGGCCATCCGAACAAGGCTGGCGACGAATGGAGCGGCTCGACCGCATGGAACAACGCGGTACGCTCGCGGCTTTGGCTTGAGCACGACGAAGAAGCCGACGTGCGGACCCTGTCATTGCCAAAAGCGAACTATAGCCAAAAGGGCGATGTCGTGCGCTTCCGGTGGCTGGACTGGGCGTTTGTGCGCGATGAGGACATCCCACAGGATCGGCGCGAAGCGATTGACGATGTCATTCGCGCCAATGCCCAAAATGCGGCCTTCCTTGCCTGCCTGGATATACGCAATGCGCAAGAGCGGCCGGTGTCGGAAAGCCCTGCCTCCCGGACCTATGCCCCAAAGGAATTTGCGGCGATGGACGAGGCGAAGGGCTTCAAAAAGCCTCAACTTGAGGCCGCGATGGATCGCCTCTTCCGCAATGGCGAGATCGAGGTGGGGCTAGTTTGTCGGACAGGCAGAAAGGATCGCTTCGGGGTTCGTCGGGTGTGCGCTGACCTGCGCGCCGACCCCGCGCCCACACCGTGCGCCGACCCCGCGCCGACCCCGCGCCGACCCGCGCCCCCACACACACCCTATACTACGTATAGGGAGGGCGAGGCCCTTGGGGCCGCCTCGCCCTCCTCTCCGGACGGAGAACTGGACTGGTCGGATTCAAACTCAGGAGCCGCTTGGCATGACTACGCCCGCTGA
- the rlmB gene encoding 23S rRNA (guanosine(2251)-2'-O)-methyltransferase RlmB, which yields MAAPHDHREARQDGQRKGRALRGRAGRMQGGRGSGRGSQGTVRLWGRHAVEAALTNPDRVAKKLWGTREAIQAMLDDHDAELPASLPVEYAQAADLGRLVARDAPHQGLVLECLPLDDVALDDVLDEADGRTLVLLDQVTDPHNVGAILRSCAAFGVAAIVTQDRHAPPESGTLAKSASGALETVPWVRVVNLARALESIAEAGYWRIGLDGDGKDAFPQAVPTGPVALVLGAEGEGLRHNVAQHCDSIARLPISSAIESLNVSNAAAIALYAIATRAAD from the coding sequence ATGGCCGCTCCCCACGATCATCGCGAAGCCCGGCAAGACGGACAGCGCAAGGGCCGCGCCCTGCGCGGCCGCGCGGGGCGGATGCAGGGCGGACGGGGTAGCGGACGCGGCAGCCAGGGCACCGTGCGCCTGTGGGGCCGCCACGCCGTCGAAGCGGCCCTGACCAATCCCGATCGCGTGGCGAAAAAACTGTGGGGCACGCGCGAGGCGATCCAGGCGATGCTCGACGATCACGACGCCGAACTGCCCGCGTCGCTGCCGGTGGAATATGCCCAGGCCGCCGATCTCGGCCGGCTGGTGGCGCGCGACGCGCCGCACCAGGGCCTGGTGCTCGAATGCCTGCCGCTGGACGACGTGGCGCTGGACGACGTGCTGGACGAGGCCGACGGCCGGACGCTGGTGCTGCTCGACCAGGTCACCGATCCGCACAACGTGGGCGCCATCCTGCGCAGTTGCGCGGCATTCGGCGTGGCGGCGATCGTCACGCAGGATCGCCATGCCCCGCCCGAATCGGGCACGCTGGCCAAATCGGCCTCGGGCGCGCTCGAAACGGTGCCTTGGGTGCGCGTGGTGAACCTCGCCCGCGCGCTCGAAAGCATCGCCGAAGCTGGATACTGGCGGATCGGCCTGGATGGCGATGGCAAGGATGCCTTCCCGCAGGCGGTGCCGACCGGCCCCGTCGCGCTGGTGCTGGGGGCCGAAGGCGAAGGGCTTCGGCACAACGTGGCGCAGCATTGCGATTCGATCGCGCGCTTGCCGATCTCCTCGGCGATCGAAAGCCTGAACGTGTCCAACGCCGCCGCGATCGCGCTCTACGCGATCGCCACGCGTGCAGCCGACTGA
- a CDS encoding DUF5681 domain-containing protein: MTTPADNAPKKQRGRPFQRGRSGNPAGKAKGTRNRATMACEALLDGQTEQLTQKAIDLALKGDVQALRICMDRIAPPRRDRPVVFELPKVEAAADHPVALAAIMAAVASGDLTPTEGQSLAAMLAEHRKALETADIETRLAALEANNGR, encoded by the coding sequence ATGACTACGCCCGCTGATAATGCACCGAAAAAACAGCGCGGGCGCCCGTTCCAGAGGGGCCGAAGCGGCAATCCCGCCGGCAAGGCGAAGGGAACGCGCAACCGGGCGACCATGGCCTGTGAGGCGCTCCTCGACGGCCAGACGGAACAGTTGACGCAAAAGGCAATCGATCTCGCGCTGAAAGGCGACGTGCAGGCCTTGCGGATCTGCATGGACCGGATCGCGCCTCCGCGCCGCGACCGACCTGTCGTGTTCGAGTTGCCCAAGGTGGAGGCTGCGGCTGATCACCCCGTGGCGCTAGCCGCGATCATGGCAGCAGTGGCGTCAGGCGACCTCACGCCGACCGAAGGCCAATCGCTCGCAGCGATGTTGGCGGAACACAGGAAAGCACTGGAGACAGCCGACATCGAGACGCGGCTGGCGGCATTGGAGGCAAACAATGGCAGGTGA
- a CDS encoding recombinase family protein, whose protein sequence is MRAVAYYRVSTAAQSRSGLGLEAQRAAVESLCSSRGWELTAPPFTEVESGKRDDRPELAKALHRAKVTGATLVVAKLDRLSRNVAFLAALQESGVRFVAADMPEANELTVHIMAAVAQAERKAISKRTKEALQAAKARGTFTKANGDPYKSGQRLGNPNGAAALQRAGKGNGKAIETVRAEAAQRAEELRPIVDDMRARGIDTLSGIAAGLNEGGFVTPRGGRWHASSVRNLVARLA, encoded by the coding sequence ATGCGGGCAGTGGCTTATTACCGTGTTTCGACGGCTGCGCAGAGCCGTTCCGGATTGGGTCTTGAGGCTCAGAGGGCAGCCGTGGAAAGCCTATGCTCGTCGCGAGGGTGGGAACTGACTGCGCCGCCCTTCACGGAGGTCGAGAGCGGGAAGCGTGACGATCGGCCGGAACTCGCGAAGGCTCTGCACCGCGCCAAGGTGACCGGCGCAACGCTGGTGGTTGCCAAGCTGGACCGCCTCTCACGCAACGTCGCGTTCCTCGCAGCACTGCAGGAGAGCGGCGTCCGGTTCGTCGCTGCGGACATGCCTGAGGCGAACGAACTCACCGTGCACATCATGGCTGCGGTGGCCCAGGCTGAGCGCAAGGCAATATCGAAGCGCACCAAGGAAGCCCTGCAGGCCGCAAAGGCGAGAGGCACATTCACAAAGGCCAATGGTGATCCGTACAAGTCAGGCCAGCGCCTCGGCAACCCGAACGGAGCTGCCGCGCTACAGCGCGCCGGGAAGGGCAATGGAAAGGCAATCGAGACTGTGCGGGCCGAAGCCGCCCAACGGGCTGAGGAGCTTCGCCCGATCGTCGATGACATGCGCGCTCGGGGTATCGACACGCTGTCAGGGATCGCGGCGGGCCTGAACGAAGGTGGGTTCGTCACCCCGCGCGGCGGTAGGTGGCATGCGTCGAGTGTGCGCAATTTGGTAGCGCGGCTGGCCTGA
- a CDS encoding AlpA family transcriptional regulator, which translates to MSASFEQVRVRVLPDGRVSRSDAAAFLGLTPKTLADYKSRGIGPCPRKVGGRVFYRLIDLEAFRDTGAREA; encoded by the coding sequence ATGAGTGCTTCCTTTGAACAAGTCCGGGTGAGGGTTCTTCCGGATGGCCGTGTTTCGCGATCGGACGCTGCGGCTTTCTTGGGTCTGACCCCAAAAACGCTGGCAGACTACAAGTCTCGTGGGATTGGACCATGTCCTCGTAAGGTCGGGGGCAGGGTGTTTTATCGCCTCATTGATCTCGAAGCATTCCGAGATACCGGCGCACGGGAGGCTTGA
- a CDS encoding site-specific integrase, whose amino-acid sequence MALKFSRLTRPAIRALEKGQRIHEHGITAERLTSGDVRYSVNVMIDRQRVHRVIGRESEGVTREQAERAIETLRTRAREDRLDLPTGRKTHRTFAEAATEYLQRLEETLSEGQKGFHDLPNKRRNVDKYLSPYFGKHRADKITSFLVKHYQRKRLDDGAKLASVNRELATLSHMMTAMVGWKWIKDTDRPKIEKAEEPRKKIVVLSEANAEALFKGAAGDQDASTWLFVAIGLNTAMRHSEILRIRWDDIDFDRRRIDIPRAKAGQRVQPITATLADTLRKERERRPKGEVWLFPATRDDTKTPHRRDMDRQFQRAVIRAKLDPAKVTPHVMRHTGITRLVMAGVDLPTIQRISGHKTLAMVMRYVHLTDDHIDKSIEAIETGFLDTIAPELHTGTDSPPRRKPRLSLAKG is encoded by the coding sequence ATGGCGCTTAAATTCTCCCGCCTCACCCGCCCAGCGATTCGCGCGCTCGAAAAGGGCCAGCGCATCCATGAACACGGCATAACCGCCGAGCGGCTGACAAGCGGCGACGTTCGTTACAGCGTCAACGTCATGATCGATCGGCAGCGCGTGCACCGCGTCATCGGCCGCGAGAGCGAGGGCGTGACCAGAGAGCAGGCAGAGCGAGCCATCGAGACGTTGCGCACGCGCGCCCGAGAGGATCGCCTTGACCTGCCCACCGGGCGCAAGACGCACAGGACATTCGCAGAGGCCGCGACGGAGTACCTACAACGCCTTGAGGAAACCTTGTCCGAGGGACAGAAGGGATTCCACGACCTGCCCAACAAGCGGCGGAACGTGGACAAATACCTATCGCCCTATTTCGGCAAGCACCGCGCCGACAAGATCACGTCCTTTCTGGTGAAGCACTACCAGCGCAAGCGGCTGGACGACGGCGCCAAGCTGGCATCGGTCAACCGAGAGCTTGCGACCCTCTCCCACATGATGACGGCCATGGTCGGTTGGAAATGGATCAAGGACACAGACCGGCCCAAGATCGAGAAGGCCGAGGAACCGCGCAAGAAGATCGTGGTCTTGTCCGAGGCCAACGCCGAAGCCTTGTTCAAAGGGGCCGCAGGGGATCAGGACGCTTCGACCTGGCTATTTGTCGCAATCGGTCTGAACACCGCCATGAGGCATAGCGAAATCCTGCGCATTCGATGGGACGACATCGACTTTGACCGCAGGCGAATCGACATTCCGAGGGCGAAGGCCGGCCAGCGCGTCCAACCTATCACGGCGACGCTCGCCGACACGCTGCGCAAGGAACGTGAGCGCCGGCCGAAGGGTGAGGTCTGGCTGTTCCCGGCCACCCGCGACGACACCAAGACGCCGCACCGCCGCGATATGGACCGCCAGTTTCAGCGGGCAGTCATTCGCGCCAAGCTGGACCCTGCAAAGGTGACGCCGCACGTCATGCGCCACACCGGGATTACCCGCCTTGTCATGGCTGGCGTGGACCTTCCCACGATCCAGAGAATCAGCGGGCATAAGACGCTCGCGATGGTGATGCGGTATGTGCACCTGACCGACGATCATATCGACAAGTCGATTGAGGCCATCGAGACCGGTTTTCTCGACACGATTGCACCAGAACTACACACGGGCACCGATTCGCCCCCACGGCGCAAACCGCGCCTTTCCCTTGCAAAAGGCTGA